The DNA sequence TGATCGGGCGCCGCCGGCTTCGCCGACCCGGGCTTTTCCAGCAGCTCAAGCGCATGCTGCGCGTCGGAGTGGCTGTGGAAGCGCGCCGAGCCGAAGAACACAACTGTGTCCTGGATGCGCTCGCGCCGGAACCGCGCCAGCGGCTCCAGGTACTCGGAGAGAATGCGCAGTGGACGCCCGTCCGGACTCTCCAGAAAGGCCCTGTTTTCGTATGCGAGCGGGGCGCGGAAGCTCTTAGGCTTGTCCATGGAAGCAGTTGCCGGTTGCCAGTTGCCGGCCGTCAGGAGTTTACAGTTTACAGTTCACAGTTTGCGACACGAAAACGCAGCCCGATCCCGCGGTGAAGACGCGTGGAAGAGGATTGTGAATGTGAACTGTGAACTGACTGGCAACTGGCAACTATTTCTCGCGGTAATGCACCGCTTCCCAGATGCCGATCCAGATATCGAGCAGTCCCATGCCCGACATGGCGCCGCGCACGAAGTTGTGCGCCGCCAGTTCCCGCAAGCCGGGGAAGCGCGCCAGCAAGCCATTGCTGGTCCACACCGGCAGCCAGGGCAGCACCACCAGCAGCATGCCCAACTCGATACAGAAGATGACGAAGATTACCAGGAAGATGCGCTGCGTCCAGCGCGACATGCGGGGCACGGGCGCGCGTCCGGCGCCTCCTGCGGAGGAGCTGACCAGGTAGGGCTGGGCGGGCTCGGCGGTGTCGGTAAAAAGGCTCAACCGCGAATGGATGGGAGCTTCAGCCCGCGAGCTGCCGTCGTCAGCGGAGGCGCCGGTGCGCCTTTGAGGGGCCTGTGGCGTTGAGTCCATCCAGACCGGATTCTACGCTCGCAGCGCCTTGATGCGCTCGGCCACGTCGCGGTAGTCGATGTTGCTGCCGTACACTTCCATGAACTGCTGCAGGGCCGCTTTCTTGTCGCCCGCCGCTTCGTGCGCCGCTCCCATCTCGTAGCGGATGGCCATGCGCGTCTCTTCATCCACCCCCGGGGACTTGATCGCCCTCTCGAACCACTTGATGGAAGCCTGTGGGACGCCCTTTTCCACGAAACAGTTGGCCAGCCACGTATAGGCCTGCACCCGATCGCTGAACTCGGCGCCGTTGTCGAGCGCGCGGCACACCTTTTGCAGCTCGCCGATGGCCTCGTCCAGCAGCCCCATCTCCTTGAAGGCGACCCCGAGGTTGTAGTGCGTTTGCGGATCTTCGTCTTCGGGTGTGGCTTCTTCCACGCCCTCTTTGAATTCCTCGAACAAGTCGGAGAGCACCGACTTCTCTTCCGCGGCTGCCGCCGCAGCTGAAACCGGCGCCCCTGCAGGGGCCGCTGGCGGGGCCGGCGGAGGCGCGGCCGGCGCTTTCGCTGCCGGCTTGGCGGGAGCCGGCGGCTCGGCCACGGCGAAGTCGTCGCCCAGCGACGATTCCAGGTCCGAAACCAAATCTCCCAGCGCGCTGGTCGACGCCGCCGCGGCCGCCTGCCTCTGCGGAGCCGGCGGAGGCGCGGCGCCTGCCGGTGGTGGCGGAGGCGGCGCAGCTTCCACAACGGGGGCGACCGGCTCCGGTGCAACCTGGGCCGGCACGCTGCCGGCTTCGATCTGTGCGCGCAGGTCACGAATTTCGGTGGACTCGGGCGCCGATTCAGCGGCCTTCGCCAGGGCCGAGCGCGCCTCGTTCCACATGCCCTGCGAAATGTAAAAGCGCGCCTCGTCGAGCAGATCGGTGACCGTTGAAGCGACCGGCGCGGCCCTGGCCGCGGCTTTCGCAGCGGCTTCGGCGGCGGCGGCTTCGGCGGCGGCCGCCTTGGCCTTGGCGGCTTCTTCCGCCTCGGGCGTGCCCGGCTCGGGCTCGGCCACGGCCATGCTCTCCCACTCGGAGGAGAGATCGATTTCCTTGTGCGTCGGCTGGGCTTTCGGAGGCGGCTCGGCAGCCGGCGCCTCGACGGCAAACTCGGCCGCCGCGGCAACGGCGGACACAGGTTCGGCCGGCCCGCGCGCGCGATAGCGAGTGGCCATCTCGCCGTACTGCGTCGCCTGGTCGGCAAATCCCGCCTCGGAGTAGACCTCGCTCAGCACGCTGCAGCAGCGCGCCGCGTCGGCGTACCGGCCCGCGCGCACGTACAGCGACGCCAGGCGGTGGTTCATGCGTGCATCGCGCGGCGCCTTGGGCAGCGCCGCCTCCAGCGGATCGATCGCCTTCTGCGGCATGTTGTAGGAATCGAGCAGCTCGGAATCGGTCAGCGCCGCCTTGATCGCATCGCCGGTCAGTTCGTCGTACTCCTGCACCAGGTTCGGCGCGGTGATCTCCAGCTCGTCGACCATGAAGGCCTGCGAGCCTTCTTCCTTGGAAAGCTCGCGCGTGGCCGGGTCTTCGCCGAGCTTGGAGACCATCTGGCGATAGTGCTGCATGTGGAGCGCGTTTTCCGGCTCCATCTTCGCCAGCTCCTGGTAGAGGTCGCGCGCCTTGGCGAGCTGGTTGGTCTGCACGTAAGCGTGCGCCAGCAGCTCGGTGACCTCGCCCAGGTTCGTGCTCTCCCCGGCGCGCTGATAGAGCGAAAGCAGCATCTCCAGCGCCGCCGGATTCTCCTTGATGCGCGCGATCGAGCCGTGCAGCGCCCGCAAGGTCGCAGCCGCGTTGCCCTTGAGCAGGCGGTCGGCATAATTTTCGTAAACCCGCAGCGCGCCTTCGAAGTTGCCGCCCGTCATCAGCGCCTCGGCATACGCGGTGATGCCCGCCGGATCGTTGTGCACCGTGAGCAGCTTCTTGGCCACCGGCTCGGCCTCGCCCAGGTTGCCGGTCATCAGCCTGGCCTTGAGCAGCAAAGTGAGCGCTTCGGGACGCGAATCAATGTTGGGGATCTGCTCCAGGTGCTTGACGGCGGCGGCCGAGTCGCCCGTTTCAACGGCAATCTTCCCGCGCAGCAGCAGCGCCGCCGTGTTCGTGGGCTCGATGCGCAGCACGCGGCCCAGCGCTTCGTCGGCCGAATCGTGCGCGCCGCGCTGATACAGCGACTGCGCCGCCGAGAAGAAGATGTTGCGCGCTTCGTCCTTTTTGTCCAGACGCAGGTAGAGGTCGGCCAGCTTCGACTGCATGGCCGCGTTCTCCGGATCCAGTTCCAGCATCTTCTGGAAGATCTTCGCCGCCTGCTGCAGCTCGTTGACGCGCATGTACAGGTCGGCCACCTGCATGTAATGCGCGCGCGCATCGGAGTAGAGGCCCTGCTGCGTGTAAAGCTCAGCCATACGCAGGATGCAGTCGGTCGACGTGTTGCTGAGCTTGGTGATCTTCTTGTACATGGCGATGGCTTTCACCGTGAAGCCGCCGCCCGCGTACGAATCGCCAACCTTCTTGAAGTAGCTGATGGCCTGCTCGGTCTGTCCCAGCCGCGCGTACAGGTCGCCGATGGTGTTCAGCACCGTCAGCTCTTTGGGGTCTTCCTTGGCGACCTTCAGGTACTCGTTGATGGCATTCTGCAGCTTGCCCTGCTGGACGTACTTCTCCGCCGCCGCCAGGACCTTCGTCTTGTTAAAACCGAAACCGAGCACCATGTTGCAGGACTCCCTGCTGAAACCGCGCGCCCAGCCACGCTCCCAGGCGCAAAACGCACAGGCGTGCGCGAGGCACGCGGGCCGCAAAACGGCTGCCTGTGAAGCGCGTCGGACGGGTACCGGCCCTCCGGCCTTTGCTCGGCGCCGGCGCCGGTTCTGGGGGCCCATCCGTTCAGGGTTCACCCCGAACAGAGCCACTCTGGACGGGGTGTAAGGTAACACAGTTGGTAATGGGACAGGAAGGTGCGCGGGAGGGGTTTGAGCGAGTTGTCAGTTGCCGGTTGCCAGTTGCCAGTTAAACCCCTAGGACTGGAGCGAGGCTATCAAGCCGTTGATAATTCGGCCGTGCATCTCTTCGCGTGGGAAACAGGCGCTGGCGGCATAGACTTCTTTCACGAAAACGATTCCCTTCTGCCAGGCGACAGGGTCTCGATCACTGTTCGGCATGGTCCCCTCTCCCGTTCTGACAACCGCCAACTCTCGAGGGCGGTGTTTCAACCGGCAACTGGCAGCCGGCAACTGACAACTTTATCGTGTCGTTCGTGCGGACTTGCCCGCAGCGTTCTCCGCTCCCCACCCCTGCCGCTCCAGGTTCCAGTACAACCCGCCGGCGCACGCCGCCGCCACAACCATAAGCCCCACCCCAAGCCCCGCCTCGTGCAGCAGAATCTTCCCCACCCCAAACAGCGCCGCGTACACCATCCCGCAGCCCAGCACCCACGAGAGCAGGTTCGCTCCCAGGTCGCGCGTGCGCGGCACGTCGGGCGCTTTGGCCGCCACCGGATGCCATCCCGCCGCGTGCGGACGCACCTTCCGATAGAAGCGCATCAGCACGTCGTCCGGCTCCGGCCGCGTTGCAAACGTGACGATGACCCAGACAATGCTGGTCACCGCCGTGGTCACGATCGCGTTCTCGGCCGACACCAGCGTTGCCGATCCATGAAATGGCTCGGCCATCCGCAGCGCCAGCGACACCACCAGCGCCGTCGCCATCGCCGCGATCTCGCTCCAGGCGTTAATGCGCCACCAGTACCAGCGCAGCAGATAGACCGCGCCCGTCCCCGCGCCCAGTTCCAGCACCCACTGCCAGCCGGCGCGAATCGACGTCAGCCCCCACGCCACCAGCCCTGATGCGATCACCAGCAGCACCGTCGCCACCCGCGACGCGTTCACGTAGTGCGCCTCGCTGGCGTCGCGCCGCAAAAAGCGCCGGTAGAAATCGGCCACCAGGTACGACGCGCCCCAGTTCAGCTGCGTCGCCACGGTCGACATGAACGCCGCCAGAAATCCCGCGATCACGATTCCCATGAACGCATGCGGCACATGGTCGCCCACAATCCGCATGTATCCCGATTCCGGCTGCTCCAGGTTCGGATAGAGCACAATCGCCGCGAGGCCCGTGAGGATCCACGGCCACGGACGCAGCCCGTAGTGCGCCACGTTGAACCACAGCACCGAGAGCAGCCCGTGGCGCTCGTCGCGCGCGCTGAAGATGCGCTGCGCAATGTATCCGCCGCCGCCCGGCTCCGCCCCCGGATACCAGAACGCCCACCATTGCAGGCACAGGAAAACCAGGAACGTCAGCACCGGCACCGTCCACAGCGGCGCTGCCGTGATCGCGCTGGAATGCGGCAGAAGCGCCGTCGGATCGCCAGCCCCCGCGCCGCCCGGCTGCGCGATCGCCACTTGCCGCGCCATGCTCAGCTTCGCCAGCAGCGCGCCCATTCCTCCGGCCGCGCTCACCGCGTAGTAGGCCACCACAATCACGATGCCCATCTTCAGCACGAACTGGAACAGGTCCGTCCACAGCACGCC is a window from the Terriglobales bacterium genome containing:
- a CDS encoding sodium:solute symporter family protein — encoded protein: MRPTLLDWSAVAGYLLITLILGLYFRRKSGQSTEDYFVSGRDVSWWLAGTSMVATTFAADTPLLVTGLVYTQGIAGNWLWWSFLPSGMMTVFLFARLWRRSELLTDVQFAELRYSGKPAAFLRGFRAVYLGLLMNCLILGWVAKAMITILHDLLGVSNLQATLICVLVLVPFTGIYVTLGGLWGVLWTDLFQFVLKMGIVIVVAYYAVSAAGGMGALLAKLSMARQVAIAQPGGAGAGDPTALLPHSSAITAAPLWTVPVLTFLVFLCLQWWAFWYPGAEPGGGGYIAQRIFSARDERHGLLSVLWFNVAHYGLRPWPWILTGLAAIVLYPNLEQPESGYMRIVGDHVPHAFMGIVIAGFLAAFMSTVATQLNWGASYLVADFYRRFLRRDASEAHYVNASRVATVLLVIASGLVAWGLTSIRAGWQWVLELGAGTGAVYLLRWYWWRINAWSEIAAMATALVVSLALRMAEPFHGSATLVSAENAIVTTAVTSIVWVIVTFATRPEPDDVLMRFYRKVRPHAAGWHPVAAKAPDVPRTRDLGANLLSWVLGCGMVYAALFGVGKILLHEAGLGVGLMVVAAACAGGLYWNLERQGWGAENAAGKSARTTR
- a CDS encoding tetratricopeptide repeat protein; its protein translation is MVLGFGFNKTKVLAAAEKYVQQGKLQNAINEYLKVAKEDPKELTVLNTIGDLYARLGQTEQAISYFKKVGDSYAGGGFTVKAIAMYKKITKLSNTSTDCILRMAELYTQQGLYSDARAHYMQVADLYMRVNELQQAAKIFQKMLELDPENAAMQSKLADLYLRLDKKDEARNIFFSAAQSLYQRGAHDSADEALGRVLRIEPTNTAALLLRGKIAVETGDSAAAVKHLEQIPNIDSRPEALTLLLKARLMTGNLGEAEPVAKKLLTVHNDPAGITAYAEALMTGGNFEGALRVYENYADRLLKGNAAATLRALHGSIARIKENPAALEMLLSLYQRAGESTNLGEVTELLAHAYVQTNQLAKARDLYQELAKMEPENALHMQHYRQMVSKLGEDPATRELSKEEGSQAFMVDELEITAPNLVQEYDELTGDAIKAALTDSELLDSYNMPQKAIDPLEAALPKAPRDARMNHRLASLYVRAGRYADAARCCSVLSEVYSEAGFADQATQYGEMATRYRARGPAEPVSAVAAAAEFAVEAPAAEPPPKAQPTHKEIDLSSEWESMAVAEPEPGTPEAEEAAKAKAAAAEAAAAEAAAKAAARAAPVASTVTDLLDEARFYISQGMWNEARSALAKAAESAPESTEIRDLRAQIEAGSVPAQVAPEPVAPVVEAAPPPPPPAGAAPPPAPQRQAAAAASTSALGDLVSDLESSLGDDFAVAEPPAPAKPAAKAPAAPPPAPPAAPAGAPVSAAAAAAEEKSVLSDLFEEFKEGVEEATPEDEDPQTHYNLGVAFKEMGLLDEAIGELQKVCRALDNGAEFSDRVQAYTWLANCFVEKGVPQASIKWFERAIKSPGVDEETRMAIRYEMGAAHEAAGDKKAALQQFMEVYGSNIDYRDVAERIKALRA